The DNA window GGCACCCGCCTGCACGGCCATGCGCCCCGCCACTTCGCTCATCGGCGCCAGCAGCGGCAGGCCGCCGTTCGGGCCCGTGATGGTTTCGTAGGCGATGCAGACGGCCTTCGATGCGACCAGCGCTTTTGTTTGCGCCGGGTCGGGGGCGAGATGCAGGTAGGTGTAGAGGATCTGGCCTTCGCGCAGCATCGCGCATTCCTGCGGCTGCGGTTCCTTGACCTTGACGATCATGTCGGCGCGTTCGAAGATTTCCTGCGCGGTGGCGGCGATCGTGGCGCCGGACGCTTCGTACATCGCATCCGTGAGGCCGATCGCTGCGCCGGCATTGCGTTCGACGAGCACGGGGTGGCCGCGCAGCGTCAGTTCCTTCACGCTGGCCGGGGTGAGGCCCACGCGGGATTCCTGGTTCTTGATTTCCTTGGGTACGCCTACGAGCATGGTATGTCTCCTTTTAGGCTTTTTGGGGTGGTGTTTGATGCGCGGTGCGTGGTGTCGGATGCTTTGGCTGTTGGCACCTGAGAACCGGTGTCTGACACCATTTTCCGGAGGAAAATGGTGTCAGACACCGGTGTTCCGCGGCCAACAACTATCGCTTGTGGCGATTGGTGCGCACACTAAGAACTTCTACTTCAATCCAGCTCTTTCAAGATTTTCGCCAGCTTCCCGAACAGCTCATCGATATGCTGCTTCTCGAACACCAGCGGCGGCGACAGCGCGATGATGTCGCCGGTGACGCGAATGAGCACGCCGTCGGCGAAGGCCTTCTTGAAGGCGGTATAGCCGCGCACGCCGGGCTTGCCGGGGATCGGCGCCAGCTCGATGCCGGCGATCAGCCCGATGCAGCGCAGGTCGATCACGTTCGGCAAGTCCCGCAGCGAGAACACGGCGTCGGCCCAGTAGTCCTGCAAACCTTTCGCATGCTCGATGACCTGCTGTTCCTCGAACACTTCCAGCGTGGCGAGCGACGCGGCGCAGGCCAGCGGATGGCCCGAGTACGTGTAGCCGTGGAACAGTTCGATGCCGGCCGGCGAATCCATGAACGCATCGTGCACGAAGCTCTTCGTGAACACGGCGCCCATCGGCACGGTGCCGTTGGTGAGGCCCTTCGCCGTGGTCATCATGTCCGGCTCGACGTCGAAGTAGTCGGCCGCGAACGGCGTCGTCATGCGGCCGAAGCCGGTGATGACTTCATCGAAGATCAAGAGGATGCCGTGCTTCGTGCACAGCTCGCGCAGCCGCTTCAGGTAACCCTTCGGCGGGATCAGCACGCCGGTGGAACCGGCCACGGGTTCCACGATGACAGCGGCGATCGTGGACGCGTCGTGCAGCGCGACGATGCGCTCCAGTTCATCGGCCAGGTGCGCGCCATGTTCCGGTTCGCCGCGTGTAAAGGCATTCTTTTCCAGGTTGTGCGTATGCGGCAGGTGGTCGACGCCGGGCAGCAGCGTGGCATAGGGCTTGCGGTTCGCGGCAATGCCGCCGACCGAGATGCCGCCGAAGCCCACGCCATGATAGGCCCGCTCGCGGCCGATGAAGCGCGTGCGCGATGCTTCGCCGCGTGCCTTGTGGTAGGCCAGCGCCATCTTCAAGGCCGTGTCCACCGCTTCCGAGCCGGAGTTCGTGTAGAACACATGGCCGAACTTGTGGTTCGTGTAGGCCATCAGCTTCTCGGCCAGTTCGAACGCGGTCGGGTGGCCCATCTGGAACGTGGGTGCGAAGTCCAGCGTGCCCACCATCTCGCGCACGGCCGCCACGATCCTCGGCTGCGCATGGCCGCACGGCACGCACCACAGGCCCGCGGTGCCGTCGAGCACCTGGTTGCCGTCGACGTCGCGGTAATGCACGCCGGACGCCGACACCAGCAGGCGCGGGCTGGCCTTGAAGTCGCGGTTGTTCGTGAAAGGCATCCAGAAAGCGGACATGGAATGCAGCTGCTCGGGTTTGTTCATGCGATCTCCTTGGGCGGCTTGGCCCGCAAATTTCTTTACCAGTTGGCAAAATGATGATGCAATAATAGACACGCCGGTCACTATGTCACATATACACAATCGGCAAAGCGTTCCAACCGTACTGGTCTTAAAAACACTACAGTTCAAACGATGGTACCCAGACGACAATTCGCGGAAGAGGCACCCGGCGCCGTGGCGTGGCCGGCGATCGTCATCGAGCGGGCCAGCAAGGGCAGCCTGGTGGACAAGATCGTTGCCGTGCTGACGGCCATGATTTCGGGCAAGGCGTTGGGGATCGGCACGAAAATGCCCTCCGTGCGGCAGTTCGCAAAGTGTAATGGCGTGAGTACCTTCACAGTCGTCGAGGCCTACGACCGGCTGGTCAACCTGGGGCTGCTGTCGTCGCGGCGCGGTTCCGGCTACTACGTGGCGCGGCACGACATCGCCTCGCAGTTGCCGCCGGCGGCGGTGGCCGGACCGGTCACCGTGGATGCGTTGACGTCCGACCTGTACTCCGGCGTTTCCGATGCGCTGCCGGTCGGCGCGGGCTGGCTGCCCCCGGAGTGGTATGGCGAGGATACGATCCTGGACGCGGTGCGCCACGCGATGCGCATCCCGGCCAACCGGCTGCGCGGCTATGGCCATCCGCTCGGGTTCCCGGCACTGCGCCAGCACG is part of the Pseudoduganella lutea genome and encodes:
- a CDS encoding aspartate aminotransferase family protein codes for the protein MNKPEQLHSMSAFWMPFTNNRDFKASPRLLVSASGVHYRDVDGNQVLDGTAGLWCVPCGHAQPRIVAAVREMVGTLDFAPTFQMGHPTAFELAEKLMAYTNHKFGHVFYTNSGSEAVDTALKMALAYHKARGEASRTRFIGRERAYHGVGFGGISVGGIAANRKPYATLLPGVDHLPHTHNLEKNAFTRGEPEHGAHLADELERIVALHDASTIAAVIVEPVAGSTGVLIPPKGYLKRLRELCTKHGILLIFDEVITGFGRMTTPFAADYFDVEPDMMTTAKGLTNGTVPMGAVFTKSFVHDAFMDSPAGIELFHGYTYSGHPLACAASLATLEVFEEQQVIEHAKGLQDYWADAVFSLRDLPNVIDLRCIGLIAGIELAPIPGKPGVRGYTAFKKAFADGVLIRVTGDIIALSPPLVFEKQHIDELFGKLAKILKELD